Part of the Labilibaculum antarcticum genome, CTATAAGAATCTCTCGTATCTTCAGTATCTGCGTAAGGCACTTTATCATTTGACATCCAAAAAGTAGTCGACATTGCAATTTTAGATGCTTTTGCACGACACTCGTAATAGCCATAGTATGCATCGAAAGACTTGGAAGATACCGCTCCACCATAAATCGTGTAATCTTTAACCGGTTTATCCAACACACCACTTTTTATTTCCAGATTCCCATTTTTTACAGATATGGCTTCAGGAACAAACATGGCAGGAGCTCTTCCCTCCCACCCATTAAAAGTATCGTGCCATTTTTTTGAATCTAATTTATTCCCATTGAATTCATCTGAAAAAGTTCCATTCAATACCCACCGATATCCTTTTGGAGGAATTGGCGGATCAGCAGAAACAGCACCCATAATAAATAAGAATAGCAGAAGTAATGAATATTTTCTAATCATAGCAAATTAAGTCTTAATGTTAGTAAGACAATATTACGATCTCTATCAGAAAAATGAGAAATAAATAAGTTCTGAATAAGGGGGCATTTCTGTAAAACGAATAGGAACTTCTATTATTTACCCCCCTAATTTGTTCTATTTAAGCTCGCATCTCCAATTGGTTCAAACTATCTTTACGGATAAGATAAACCCGTAAATATTAGTCATAAATTAAACCTTAACATATATCGTGAAATGAAGAAATTACTATTGGCTATTTTGTGCCTCTCCTTTTTGTCATCGCAAGCCCAACAGAAAAAAAATGATTGGGAAAACGAAGCCGTTTTTGGAATTAATAAGATGCAAGGACGGGCAACTTCTTACTCCTACAAAAACACCTCCGATGCATTAAGTGGTGACAGAAATAAATCTGCGATGCAATTACTAAACGGAATGTGGAAGTTCAATTATTCCGATAAAGTGGATAATCGACCAATCAATTTTTACGAAACTGGATTTGATGCCTCAAATTGGGATGAAATTACAGTTCCCTCGAACTGGGAATTGAAAGGATACGGAAAGCCTGTTTATGTGAACTCTGATTTTCAAGTTGACTTAAAACCACCTCACTACCCTTGGGAAAACGAAGTTGGATCCTATATCACCAATTTTGAATGGAACCCAAATTGGAAAGATCAGCAAGTAATATTGCACTTTGGCGGTGTAACCTCCGCTTTTTATATCTGGATAAACGGCAAAAAAGTGGGTTACAGCGAAGACAGTTGTCTGCCTGCTGAATTTGATATTACCGAGTATCTTACCGAAGGAAAAAACACACTGGCTCTTGAAGTTTACCGATGGTCTACAGGTAGTTTTCTGGAAGATCAGGACCATTGGCGTTTAAGCGGTATTCATCGTGAAGTAATGATATTATCGCAACCGAAGGTAGCCATTAACGACTTTTTTGTTCGTACCAAATTTGATTCTAATTTGGACAATGCCTTGTTACAGATTCGTCCTCGATTATCGACAATTGACAATGCAGATTATAAAGATCTTAGCGTAGAAGCTAAATTATTTGATGCCACTGGCAAAGAAGTAATGAAGCCACTTGCAGTGAGTGCCAGTAAAATAATCGATGAATATTACCCTCAACGCGACAATGTTTACTTTGGATTATTGGAACAAAATATCGAAAGTCCTATAAAATGGTCTGCGGAGAATCCATATTTATACACTCTTGTTCTAAATCTAAAAGATAAAGATGGAAAAGAATTGGACACTCGTTCTCAGAAAGTCGGATTTAAAGATGTTACGATCGATGGGAATGTATTATTGATTAACGGCAAAAAAGTAAAATTGTACGGAGTTAACCGTCACGATCATAGCCAAACTGGAGGAAAAGTAGTTTCTCGGGCAGATATAGAAAAAGATGTTCAACTGCTAAAACAATACAATTTTAATGCGGTTCGCACCTCACATTATCCTAACGATCCGTATTTCTACGAATTGTGTGACCAATACGGAATTTATGTGATGGACGAAACCAATTTGGAAACTCACTCTACAAGAGGATTACTTTCCAATCAGCCAACTTGGGCCGGAGCTTTTGTCGATCGTGCCATTCGTATGGTAGAAAGAGATAAAAATCACGCAAGTATTATTTCCTGGTCTTTAGGAAATGAGTCTGGTTGTGGACCAAATCATGCGGCAATGGCAGCTTGGATAAAAGACTACGATCCTACTCGTTTTGTTCATTACGAAGGAGCTCAAGGAGATCCTACTCATCCGTACTATATTAAAATGGGTAAAGAATCAAATGCAAACTATGCCAAACATTTGTCCAACCCAACAGATCCAGCATATGTTGATGTTATCAGTAGAATGTATCCTACATTGGAACAATTGGAGGATATGGCAACAAATCCATATATCAAACGCCCAATTATGCCTTGTGAATATGCTCATGCAATGGGTAATTCGCTTGGTAACATGATGGAATACTGGGATTTGATTCACAAATATGACAACCTGATGGGTGCTTTTATTTGGGATTGGATTGATCAGGGAATTTTACAACAAGATAAAAATGGAAAAGATTACTACGCTGTTGGTGGTGATTTTGGAGATGAAATAAATGCTGGTAATTTCTGTATGAATGGCATCATTGCTTCCGA contains:
- a CDS encoding glycoside hydrolase family 2 TIM barrel-domain containing protein, translating into MKKLLLAILCLSFLSSQAQQKKNDWENEAVFGINKMQGRATSYSYKNTSDALSGDRNKSAMQLLNGMWKFNYSDKVDNRPINFYETGFDASNWDEITVPSNWELKGYGKPVYVNSDFQVDLKPPHYPWENEVGSYITNFEWNPNWKDQQVILHFGGVTSAFYIWINGKKVGYSEDSCLPAEFDITEYLTEGKNTLALEVYRWSTGSFLEDQDHWRLSGIHREVMILSQPKVAINDFFVRTKFDSNLDNALLQIRPRLSTIDNADYKDLSVEAKLFDATGKEVMKPLAVSASKIIDEYYPQRDNVYFGLLEQNIESPIKWSAENPYLYTLVLNLKDKDGKELDTRSQKVGFKDVTIDGNVLLINGKKVKLYGVNRHDHSQTGGKVVSRADIEKDVQLLKQYNFNAVRTSHYPNDPYFYELCDQYGIYVMDETNLETHSTRGLLSNQPTWAGAFVDRAIRMVERDKNHASIISWSLGNESGCGPNHAAMAAWIKDYDPTRFVHYEGAQGDPTHPYYIKMGKESNANYAKHLSNPTDPAYVDVISRMYPTLEQLEDMATNPYIKRPIMPCEYAHAMGNSLGNMMEYWDLIHKYDNLMGAFIWDWIDQGILQQDKNGKDYYAVGGDFGDEINAGNFCMNGIIASDRTPKPEIEECKYVYQPVTFKAVNLNEGLIRIHNRQWFSNTSDKLFTWELYQDGKKLQKGNLPMQVINPEASKEIHIPFETPKLVPGAEYWLRVSMHSTETSLWAAKGFEIAKQQFKLPIGIEKNETQKQNLPEISEKRENGMIVLSNKNFKLKISEKDGYIHQLISKGKTIIDGAMTPNFWRPKTDNDERGWKPELKSAFWKTAAQNLLLESLDVEHGQKGQVSVTSVSKIGNKLSLQMTYAIAGDGSIKIDYSLDADTSLPKLLRIGSSFKVPVNFSKMSYYGKGPWENYSDRSEAAEVNVYKGNVDDFVFEYAQPQECSNRTEVRWLQLQNKNGSGLRFEGAQALSTSVWPWTAESLEQARHTNELKKENFYTVNIDLTQTGVGGCDTWSPKAEPIEKYRIYSGKYKYSFTILPLK